In the genome of Gloeotrichia echinulata CP02, one region contains:
- the queC gene encoding 7-cyano-7-deazaguanine synthase QueC has protein sequence MKAVILLSGGLDSSTILYQAKADGCECHAISFDYQQRHRRELKSALSVAQKAGVVKHQVVNFDLRLWGGSALTDDGIDLPQERSLDEMAQNIPVTYVPARNTIFLSFALAYAETIASERIYIGVNALDYSGYPDCRPDYIQAMQEVFRLGTKQGRDGEPITIFAPLIHLKKTEIIQLGNKLGVPWDLTWSCYAGGDVACGVCDSCRLRLAAFAELGLKDPLPYAL, from the coding sequence ATGAAAGCTGTAATTCTGTTGTCTGGGGGATTAGACTCTTCTACTATTCTGTACCAAGCTAAGGCTGATGGTTGTGAGTGTCACGCCATTTCCTTTGATTACCAGCAGCGACATCGACGAGAGTTAAAGTCAGCCCTCAGCGTCGCTCAAAAAGCTGGAGTGGTAAAACATCAAGTGGTTAATTTTGACTTACGACTATGGGGCGGTTCGGCGCTTACAGACGATGGAATTGATTTACCCCAGGAGCGTTCCTTAGATGAAATGGCACAAAATATTCCTGTAACCTATGTGCCTGCGCGTAATACAATCTTTTTAAGCTTTGCCCTGGCCTATGCTGAAACGATCGCATCTGAAAGGATTTATATCGGTGTAAACGCCTTAGATTACTCTGGATATCCTGACTGTCGCCCCGACTATATCCAAGCAATGCAAGAAGTTTTCCGCCTGGGAACCAAACAAGGACGTGATGGAGAACCCATTACCATTTTCGCACCCCTGATACACCTGAAAAAAACCGAAATAATCCAACTTGGCAACAAATTAGGAGTTCCTTGGGACCTAACTTGGTCATGCTATGCCGGCGGCGATGTCGCTTGCGGCGTCTGTGATTCTTGTCGCTTGCGGCTAGCCGCTTTTGCCGAATTGGGGCTGAAAGATCCGCTTCCCTATGCATTGTAA
- a CDS encoding hemolysin family protein, protein MSGFPSLNLTDIGLRLLSVLLLIAINAFFVTAEFSMVTVRRSRIHQLVKAGDIPAIAVEMLQRSIDRLLSTTQLGITLSSLALGWIGENTIVIVVNTWLKSLPVPGGMTQFVAHSLSIPIAFLLISYLQIVLGELCPKSVAMLYSEQLARFLGPSVKAIVRFFSPFIWILNQSNRWLLRLFGIEYTGQGWRPPVTPEELQLIISTERESTGLRLSERELLNNVFEFGDVTAEDVMIKRTSIVALSKDASFQQLLKEMATTGHSRYPVIGESLDDIRGIVYFKDLAKPLAVGKLNLETQIQPWMRPARFVPEHTPLSELLPMMQQEKPAMVMVVNEFGSIVGLVTLQDVIAEIIGDAGVLDSTEDLLIQMLDQQTFLVQAQINLEDLNEVLNIRLPLTKQYQTLGGFLLYQLQKIPAKGETYTYQNLEFTVVSVVGPRLHQIQLRRIEELGVTPFPV, encoded by the coding sequence GTGAGTGGTTTTCCTAGCTTAAATTTGACAGATATCGGGCTGCGATTGTTATCAGTGCTGCTATTGATTGCGATCAATGCCTTTTTTGTCACAGCGGAGTTTTCAATGGTGACAGTGCGGCGATCGCGTATCCATCAGTTAGTCAAAGCTGGTGACATCCCAGCGATCGCCGTGGAAATGTTGCAACGTAGTATTGACAGATTGCTATCTACCACCCAGTTAGGTATTACTCTCTCTAGTTTGGCACTGGGATGGATTGGCGAAAATACGATTGTTATCGTAGTGAATACATGGCTAAAATCCTTACCTGTACCGGGTGGGATGACTCAATTTGTCGCCCATTCGTTATCAATACCCATCGCCTTTTTGTTGATTAGCTATTTGCAAATTGTGTTAGGGGAACTTTGTCCCAAATCAGTAGCTATGTTGTATTCAGAACAACTGGCACGATTTTTGGGACCATCAGTAAAAGCGATCGTCCGTTTTTTCAGCCCCTTCATCTGGATTCTCAACCAATCCAACCGCTGGCTATTGCGACTATTTGGCATTGAATATACAGGTCAAGGCTGGAGACCACCGGTGACTCCTGAAGAATTGCAGCTAATTATTTCTACCGAACGCGAATCCACCGGTTTACGACTTTCGGAGCGAGAACTGCTAAATAATGTCTTTGAGTTTGGGGATGTCACAGCCGAAGATGTGATGATTAAGCGCACCAGCATTGTCGCTTTGTCTAAAGACGCCAGTTTCCAGCAATTACTCAAGGAAATGGCTACTACTGGTCACTCGCGCTATCCCGTTATCGGTGAATCTTTAGACGACATTCGTGGCATAGTATACTTTAAAGACTTAGCAAAACCCTTAGCTGTAGGCAAGCTGAATTTAGAAACACAAATCCAACCGTGGATGCGTCCAGCCCGATTTGTACCAGAACATACCCCTTTGAGTGAACTACTGCCAATGATGCAGCAAGAAAAGCCCGCTATGGTGATGGTAGTCAATGAATTTGGCAGTATTGTCGGACTGGTAACACTGCAAGATGTCATTGCCGAAATCATTGGCGATGCTGGCGTACTGGACAGCACCGAAGACCTGCTGATTCAAATGTTAGACCAGCAGACATTTCTCGTCCAGGCACAAATCAACCTAGAAGACCTCAACGAAGTCTTGAATATCCGTTTACCCTTAACTAAGCAATACCAGACTCTGGGGGGCTTTTTGCTCTACCAATTGCAGAAAATTCCCGCCAAAGGTGAAACCTACACCTATCAAAATCTTGAATTCACCGTCGTCTCAGTTGTTGGACCACGTTTACACCAAATCCAACTGCGACGGATTGAGGAGTTAGGAGTTACTCCCTTCCCGGTGTAG
- the pyrE gene encoding orotate phosphoribosyltransferase has product MTDITETLTHSDIWADTADLTTLRHKLLDLFSQLAYQEGDFLLSSGQRSSYYINGKQVTLHPQGALAVGRVLFPLLSVDTQAVAGLTLGADPVVTAVSVVSVYENRPIPALIVRKEAKGHGTRAYIEGPILAEGAKVVVLEDVVTTGRSAMKAVERLRAAGYIVNKVISLIDRKQGGAEFYQSVGLDFEAVFTIEDIQQRYRELGN; this is encoded by the coding sequence ATGACTGATATTACTGAAACCCTTACCCACTCCGATATTTGGGCGGACACTGCTGATTTGACTACCCTCCGCCATAAGTTACTAGATTTATTTTCCCAACTCGCCTATCAAGAGGGTGATTTTCTCCTCTCTTCTGGACAACGCAGTTCTTACTACATCAATGGTAAACAGGTAACTCTCCACCCCCAAGGCGCCTTAGCAGTCGGACGGGTGCTGTTTCCCTTATTATCCGTAGATACACAGGCGGTTGCAGGATTAACACTAGGCGCTGACCCAGTTGTTACAGCAGTGAGTGTGGTGTCTGTGTATGAAAATCGACCGATACCCGCGTTGATTGTTCGTAAAGAAGCCAAGGGACATGGCACAAGGGCTTATATTGAAGGGCCGATTTTAGCAGAAGGTGCAAAAGTGGTGGTTTTGGAAGATGTCGTGACTACGGGGCGATCGGCGATGAAGGCTGTAGAGCGACTCAGAGCAGCAGGTTATATTGTTAATAAAGTAATTTCACTGATTGATAGAAAGCAAGGCGGAGCCGAGTTTTACCAGTCTGTTGGATTAGATTTTGAGGCTGTGTTTACGATTGAGGATATTCAGCAACGGTATCGGGAGTTAGGGAATTAG